In Mytilus trossulus isolate FHL-02 chromosome 6, PNRI_Mtr1.1.1.hap1, whole genome shotgun sequence, a single window of DNA contains:
- the LOC134720671 gene encoding roundabout homolog 1-like isoform X1: MRGCQFVVQTIVSWTIVCFAASSLPNPRIVEHPQDGYIAKDEPASLNCRAEGEPKPEITWYRNGRKVETTPENPFSNRMIFPDGKLFFLSVVHNKKDKTDVGVYYCNATNIHGTAISRNATLSIAVLRSDFRVQPKNVTAAIGDSVSFPCRPPRGEPEPRIIWKKDTELIIQDPSHTRFVVTDNGALNISQVRKQDAGIFRCIATNDAGERESAPAVLRVIEKPSFRRFPIDVTTREKKTVEFPCDVVGDKPLQVTWRKEHGNIGRISTLRDHTLRIEDVSRHDSGIYVCVAKNQVGEAEAVARLNVEYKPEFKVRPVDKSVGVGRSVSLQCVVEGNPPPTIYWRKRSQHASAEKSLIFPYKPDGRYSVKPDGTLQIDHVQSADAGEFECEALNTIGTASTSVQLKVRENDSRPPPVIRIVPQNQTLATDETALLHCDAFGNPQPIVQWYKNGNLLSSDDPRIQQKSSNTLQISGLRVSDTGMYSCKASSETGETTWIASLVVEVPDGSSVLFHRAQDSKYFPGPPSQPVAIETKDTSIMLSWQPNSNSGASPVFEYIVEYFSHETTDGWVVVPDTIQKDKYTVKNLKPGTPYIFLVRARNSHGIGNPSLFSQTITTDRSKSEIAVAVPADEIRTRMSGIVVQIERGEAVNSSTIMFEWKPVKEEELIQHYEIVYKRLYNLEDMTAGQPHRVLVQRHASKDHMEKHTISNLNSHAWYQICVKAFNGDIGSQCSSPLKVRTRESVPSNPPQNIIINKHGKTRVFLQWLPPPVESRNGDVKGYEIKCLSDDGKHDCSVSTNGTSNKYTINNLQEDITYSIQIAARTSKGVGVWSQSYVIGPEQPSLMEEPWFIGVLIGVVGGTLWLALCIFSIWLCKKRKSKKKMMQNGLYTVPMQKGNEQQPCTTFYRNGYGEKDTQHMSPEITNLLDGHKEVEMQDQNIYNVPQMKTFYHKQDPVAPYATTTLINPGAAQHMDHMFRPINQHSGSGDSCCKHDCSGSNTDSGGHHHSDHMQSPTSDSGSHTTDENGMLIKKGRKGQGQIIVPKQAMVNWAEFLPPPPEHPPPSEVGSDSPANSLQYAEVNQSRAIANRSPMSPMSKISSCSCPAPHSQHPGCAQAWNVPPPAYSDSGCVRCCSPKYCDNGQYSAINRVQSPRSDTWGQRTIACTNPSQRAPVEMYCHSRTCHSDHEQNNVPPFHHYKINNNEQDGGGEYQCFSDSGHYSRCPVDGHCMDRACQSSLPSVASECQSRGPCRLSDGGHHHMNLAVEGYHRNGDSPMSGGQDYVGESDSESNPPQDGEDCGDENPEDEGNVSGSMMASWASVTDQSNTDCSSHRSSAASDSDASFLTEADFASAVAKAAELSGLTVVGTTVCDPKTGKPVKRHRRPRPARPVSPYSTDSNFSAVPHRPYPKSQRKKQLIEQGKWQRKDQPNGIPSQNLPANVEDLPSYHKPSFPSSSQHSAPFPEDKI; encoded by the exons CTGCCTCAAGTTTGCCCAACCCACGAATCGTAGAACACCCACAAGATGGTTACATAGCCAAGGATGAACCCGCTTCTTTAAACTGTCGGGCAGAAGGTGAACCAAAACCTGAAATAACATGGTACAGAAATGGAAGAAAAGTGGAGACAACACCAGAAAACCCATTCTCTAATCGTATGATCTTCCCAGATGGAAAGTTATTCTTTTTAAGTGTAGTTCACAACAAAAAGGATAAAACTGATGTTGGAGTTTATTACTGTAACGCTACAAACATCCATGGAACTGCTATCAGTCGCAATGCTACACTTTCTATTGCAG TCCTGAGAAGTGATTTTCGAGTACAACCTAAAAATGTAACTGCCGCCATCGGAGATTCTGTGAGTTTTCCCTGTCGTCCACCAAGAGGGGAACCAGAACCAAGAATTATCTGGAAAAAGGATACAGAATTAATTATACAAGATCCAAGTCATACCAGATTTGTTGTTACTGATAATGGAGCTCTTAACATAAGTCAAGTACGGAAACAAGATGCTGGAATATTTAGATGTATAGCAACTAATGATGCTGGAGAACGAGAGAGTGCACCAGCTGTTTTAAGAGTTATAG aaaaaccaaGTTTTAGACGCTTCCCAATTGATGTCACGACAAGAGAAAAGAAGACCGTAGAATTTCCATGTGATGTGGTAGGAGATAAACCGTTACAAGTCACATGGAGAAAGGAGCACGGAAACATTGGTCGTATCTCTACGTTAAGAGATCATACATTACGTATAGAGGATGTCAGCAGACATGATAGTGGGATTTATGTGTGTGTCGCCAAAAACCAGGTCGGAGAAGCTGAAGCTGTTGCTCGTCTTAATGTAGAAT ataaacCAGAGTTCAAAGTTCGTCCAGTGGACAAGTCTGTTGGTGTCGGTCGCAGTGTTAGTTTACAGTGTGTCGTCGAGGGTAACCCTCCTCCAACCATCTACTGGAGAAAAAGAAGTCAGCATGCAAGTGCAGAAAAG agttTGATATTTCCCTACAAGCCAGATGGCCGTTACTCTGTTAAACCTGATGGTACTCTACAAATAGACCATGTTCAGTCTGCTGATGCTGGAGAGTTCGAGTGTGAGGCTCTCAATACAATCGGAACAGCATCCACATCTGTTCAACTTAAAGTTCGGG AAAATGATTCTCGACCCCCTCCAGTTATCAGGATTGTACCTCAGAATCAGACCTTGGCTACAGATGAAACAGCTCTTCTTCATTGTGATGCCTTTGGTAACCCACAACCCATTGTACAGTGGTATAAGAATGGAAACCTTTTGTCATCTGATGATCCTAGAATACAACAGAAATCTTCAAACACTCTGCAGATATCAG GATTACGAGTATCTGACACTGGAATGTATTCCTGTAAAGCCAGCAGTGAGACAGGGGAGACTACTTGGATAGCAAGTCTAGTTGTAGAAG TGCCTGATGGCAGCTCTGTACTATTTCATCGAGCACAAGATTCCAAATATTTCCCTGGGCCACCGTCGCAACCTGTTGCCATAGAAACCAAAGATACATCTATTATGCTGTCATGGCAACCCAACAGTAATTCTGGAGCCTCACCAGTTTTTGAGTACATCGTAGAGTATTTCAGCCATGAGACCACTGAT gGTTGGGTAGTAGTACCAGATACTATACAGAAAGACAAATATACAGTCAAAAATCTAAAGCCTGGTACCCCTTACATCTTCTTAGTGAGGGCACGGAACTCTCATGGTATAGGAAACCCTAGTCTTTTCAGTCAGACTATTACAACTGATA GATCTAAATCAGAAATTGCCGTTGCCGTTCCTGCAGATGAAATCCGTACTAGAATGAGTGGTATAGTGGTGCAGATCGAAAGAGGGGAAGCTGTCAACTCTAGCACCATTATGTTTGAATGGAAG CCTGTAAAAGAAGAAGAATTAATCCAGCATTATGAAATAGTGTACAAGAGACTTTATAACCTAGAGGACATGACTGCTGGTCAGCCACACAGAGTCTTGGTCCAACGTCATGCCTCAAAGGACCATATGGAAAAACATACTATTAGCAACCTCAATAGTCACGCCTGGTACCAGATCTGTGTCAAAGCCTTTAATGGAGATATAGGATCTCAGTGTAGTAGTCCATTGAAAGTTAGAACTAGAGAATCTGTTCCCTCTAATCCACCACAAAACATTATCATCAATAAACACGGAAAGACGAGAGTCTTTTTACAATGGCTGCCACCTCCCGTTGAGTCCAGAAATGGCGATGTCAAAGGCTATGAG ATCAAATGTCTGAGTGATGATGGTAAACATGACTGCAGTGTCAGCACCAATGGGACCAGTAACAAGTACACTATAAATAACCTTCAAGAGGACATAACCTACTCGATCCAGATAGCAGCACGTACATCCAAAGGTGTTGGAGTGTGGAGTCAATCCTATGTCATTG GACCAGAACAACCAAGTTTGATGGAAGAACCGTGGTTTATTGGTGTACTAATAGGTGTAGTCGGTGGAACTTTATGGCTGGCATTGTGTATCTTTAGTATCTGGCTGTGTAAGAAAAGAAAGAGTAAAAAGAAGATGATGCAGAATGGATTATACACGG taCCCATGCAGAAAGGCAATGAACAGCAACCATGTACAACATTTTACAGAAACGGATATGGTGAGAAAGATACTC AACATATGTCACCAGAAATCACAAACTTATTAGATGGTCACAAGGAAGTAGAAATGCAGGACCAGAATATTTATAATGTGCCACAGATGAAAACATTCTACCACAAACAAGATCCAGTGGCACCCTATGCCACAACCACCCTGATTAATCCAGGGGCAGCACAACACATGGATCACATGTTTAGACCGATTAATCAGCACAGTGGATCAGGTGATAGCTGTTGTAAACATGATTGTAGTGGATCAAACACGGATTCCGGTGGACACCATCATAGCGATCACATGCAAAGTCCCACAAGTGACAGCGGTAGTCACACGACGGACGAGAATGGAATGTTAATAAAGAAAGGAAGGAAAGGACAAGGACAGATAATTGTACCTAAACAAGCCATGGTGAACTGGGCAGAGTTTTTACCTCCCCCACCCGAGCACCCACCACCAAGTGAAGTAGGATCTGATTCTCCGGCTAATTCTCTTCAGTATGCAGAGGTCAATCAGAGTCGTGCAATTGCAAATAGAAGTCCAATGTCACCTATGTCTAAGATATCATCCTGTTCTTGTCCGGCTCCACATAGTCAACATCCTGGCTGTGCCCAGGCGTGGAACGTTCCACCTCCGGCATATTCTGATTCTGGATGTGTTAGATGTTGTTCTCCTAAATATTGTGACAATGGTCAATATAGTGCTATAAACAGAGTGCAGTCTCCTCGTTCAGATACGTGGGGACAACGAACAATAGCTTGTACAAATCCCTCACAGAGGGCGCCAGTAGAAATGTATTGTCATAGTAGAACTTGTCATAGTGATcatgaacaaaataatgtaCCTCCCTTccatcattataaaataaacaataatgaaCAAGATGGCGGAGGGGAATATCAGTGTTTTAGTGATAGTGGACATTATTCACGGTGTCCAGTAGATGGACATTGTATGGACCGAGCGTGTCAGTCTTCATTACCTAGTGTTGCTAGTGAATGTCAGTCACG AGGACCATGTAGACTGAGTGACGGAGGGCATCACCACATGAATCTAGCTGTGGAGGGTTACCATAGAAATGGTGACTCACCAATGTCAGGTGGTCAAGACTATGTTGGTGAGTCTGATTCCGAGTCTAATCCCCCTCAAGATGGGGAGGACTGTGGTGATGAAAATCCCGAAGATGAAGGCAACGTGTCAG GTTCCATGATGGCATCGTGGGCCAGTGTGACAGACCAGAGCAATACAGATTGTTCCAGTCATCGGTCGAGTGCTGCCAGTGATAGTGATGCTTCATTCCTGACCGAGGCAGACTTTGCCAGCGCTGTAGCTAAAGCTGCCGAGTTGTCTGGTCTGACGGTTGTTGGTACGACAGTCTGTGATCCTAAAACTGGTAAACCAG TGAAGCGTCATAGACGTCCTCGGCCTGCTAGACCAGTTAGTCCCTATAGTACAGATAGTAACTTTAGTGCAGTACCACACAGGCCATACCCAAAGTCACAACGAAAGAAACAGTTGATTGAGCAAG GGAAATGGCAAAGAAAAGATCAACCCAATGGTATACCTTCCCAAAATCTTCCTGCTAATG ttGAAGATCTTCCCTCCTATCATAAACCATCTTTTCCGTCATCATCACAACATTCGGCCCCCTTCCCAGAGGATAAAATCTGA
- the LOC134720671 gene encoding roundabout homolog 2-like isoform X6 — MRGCQFVVQTIVSWTIVCFAASSLPNPRIVEHPQDGYIAKDEPASLNCRAEGEPKPEITWYRNGRKVETTPENPFSNRMIFPDGKLFFLSVVHNKKDKTDVGVYYCNATNIHGTAISRNATLSIAVLRSDFRVQPKNVTAAIGDSVSFPCRPPRGEPEPRIIWKKDTELIIQDPSHTRFVVTDNGALNISQVRKQDAGIFRCIATNDAGERESAPAVLRVIEKPSFRRFPIDVTTREKKTVEFPCDVVGDKPLQVTWRKEHGNIGRISTLRDHTLRIEDVSRHDSGIYVCVAKNQVGEAEAVARLNVEYKPEFKVRPVDKSVGVGRSVSLQCVVEGNPPPTIYWRKRSQHASAEKSLIFPYKPDGRYSVKPDGTLQIDHVQSADAGEFECEALNTIGTASTSVQLKVRENDSRPPPVIRIVPQNQTLATDETALLHCDAFGNPQPIVQWYKNGNLLSSDDPRIQQKSSNTLQISGLRVSDTGMYSCKASSETGETTWIASLVVEVPDGSSVLFHRAQDSKYFPGPPSQPVAIETKDTSIMLSWQPNSNSGASPVFEYIVEYFSHETTDGWVVVPDTIQKDKYTVKNLKPGTPYIFLVRARNSHGIGNPSLFSQTITTDRSKSEIAVAVPADEIRTRMSGIVVQIERGEAVNSSTIMFEWKPVKEEELIQHYEIVYKRLYNLEDMTAGQPHRVLVQRHASKDHMEKHTISNLNSHAWYQICVKAFNGDIGSQCSSPLKVRTRESVPSNPPQNIIINKHGKTRVFLQWLPPPVESRNGDVKGYEIKCLSDDGKHDCSVSTNGTSNKYTINNLQEDITYSIQIAARTSKGVGVWSQSYVIGPEQPSLMEEPWFIGVLIGVVGGTLWLALCIFSIWLCKKRKSKKKMMQNGLYTVPMQKGNEQQPCTTFYRNGYGEKDTQHMSPEITNLLDGHKEVEMQDQNIYNVPQMKTFYHKQDPVAPYATTTLINPGAAQHMDHMFRPINQHSGSGDSCCKHDCSGSNTDSGGHHHSDHMQSPTSDSGSHTTDENGMLIKKGRKGQGQIIVPKQAMVNWAEFLPPPPEHPPPSEVGSDSPANSLQYAEVNQSRAIANRSPMSPMSKISSCSCPAPHSQHPGCAQAWNVPPPAYSDSGCVRCCSPKYCDNGQYSAINRVQSPRSDTWGQRTIACTNPSQRAPVEMYCHSRTCHSDHEQNNVPPFHHYKINNNEQDGGGEYQCFSDSGHYSRCPVDGHCMDRACQSSLPSVASECQSRGPCRLSDGGHHHMNLAVEGYHRNGDSPMSGGQDYVVKRHRRPRPARPVSPYSTDSNFSAVPHRPYPKSQRKKQLIEQGKWQRKDQPNGIPSQNLPANVEDLPSYHKPSFPSSSQHSAPFPEDKI; from the exons CTGCCTCAAGTTTGCCCAACCCACGAATCGTAGAACACCCACAAGATGGTTACATAGCCAAGGATGAACCCGCTTCTTTAAACTGTCGGGCAGAAGGTGAACCAAAACCTGAAATAACATGGTACAGAAATGGAAGAAAAGTGGAGACAACACCAGAAAACCCATTCTCTAATCGTATGATCTTCCCAGATGGAAAGTTATTCTTTTTAAGTGTAGTTCACAACAAAAAGGATAAAACTGATGTTGGAGTTTATTACTGTAACGCTACAAACATCCATGGAACTGCTATCAGTCGCAATGCTACACTTTCTATTGCAG TCCTGAGAAGTGATTTTCGAGTACAACCTAAAAATGTAACTGCCGCCATCGGAGATTCTGTGAGTTTTCCCTGTCGTCCACCAAGAGGGGAACCAGAACCAAGAATTATCTGGAAAAAGGATACAGAATTAATTATACAAGATCCAAGTCATACCAGATTTGTTGTTACTGATAATGGAGCTCTTAACATAAGTCAAGTACGGAAACAAGATGCTGGAATATTTAGATGTATAGCAACTAATGATGCTGGAGAACGAGAGAGTGCACCAGCTGTTTTAAGAGTTATAG aaaaaccaaGTTTTAGACGCTTCCCAATTGATGTCACGACAAGAGAAAAGAAGACCGTAGAATTTCCATGTGATGTGGTAGGAGATAAACCGTTACAAGTCACATGGAGAAAGGAGCACGGAAACATTGGTCGTATCTCTACGTTAAGAGATCATACATTACGTATAGAGGATGTCAGCAGACATGATAGTGGGATTTATGTGTGTGTCGCCAAAAACCAGGTCGGAGAAGCTGAAGCTGTTGCTCGTCTTAATGTAGAAT ataaacCAGAGTTCAAAGTTCGTCCAGTGGACAAGTCTGTTGGTGTCGGTCGCAGTGTTAGTTTACAGTGTGTCGTCGAGGGTAACCCTCCTCCAACCATCTACTGGAGAAAAAGAAGTCAGCATGCAAGTGCAGAAAAG agttTGATATTTCCCTACAAGCCAGATGGCCGTTACTCTGTTAAACCTGATGGTACTCTACAAATAGACCATGTTCAGTCTGCTGATGCTGGAGAGTTCGAGTGTGAGGCTCTCAATACAATCGGAACAGCATCCACATCTGTTCAACTTAAAGTTCGGG AAAATGATTCTCGACCCCCTCCAGTTATCAGGATTGTACCTCAGAATCAGACCTTGGCTACAGATGAAACAGCTCTTCTTCATTGTGATGCCTTTGGTAACCCACAACCCATTGTACAGTGGTATAAGAATGGAAACCTTTTGTCATCTGATGATCCTAGAATACAACAGAAATCTTCAAACACTCTGCAGATATCAG GATTACGAGTATCTGACACTGGAATGTATTCCTGTAAAGCCAGCAGTGAGACAGGGGAGACTACTTGGATAGCAAGTCTAGTTGTAGAAG TGCCTGATGGCAGCTCTGTACTATTTCATCGAGCACAAGATTCCAAATATTTCCCTGGGCCACCGTCGCAACCTGTTGCCATAGAAACCAAAGATACATCTATTATGCTGTCATGGCAACCCAACAGTAATTCTGGAGCCTCACCAGTTTTTGAGTACATCGTAGAGTATTTCAGCCATGAGACCACTGAT gGTTGGGTAGTAGTACCAGATACTATACAGAAAGACAAATATACAGTCAAAAATCTAAAGCCTGGTACCCCTTACATCTTCTTAGTGAGGGCACGGAACTCTCATGGTATAGGAAACCCTAGTCTTTTCAGTCAGACTATTACAACTGATA GATCTAAATCAGAAATTGCCGTTGCCGTTCCTGCAGATGAAATCCGTACTAGAATGAGTGGTATAGTGGTGCAGATCGAAAGAGGGGAAGCTGTCAACTCTAGCACCATTATGTTTGAATGGAAG CCTGTAAAAGAAGAAGAATTAATCCAGCATTATGAAATAGTGTACAAGAGACTTTATAACCTAGAGGACATGACTGCTGGTCAGCCACACAGAGTCTTGGTCCAACGTCATGCCTCAAAGGACCATATGGAAAAACATACTATTAGCAACCTCAATAGTCACGCCTGGTACCAGATCTGTGTCAAAGCCTTTAATGGAGATATAGGATCTCAGTGTAGTAGTCCATTGAAAGTTAGAACTAGAGAATCTGTTCCCTCTAATCCACCACAAAACATTATCATCAATAAACACGGAAAGACGAGAGTCTTTTTACAATGGCTGCCACCTCCCGTTGAGTCCAGAAATGGCGATGTCAAAGGCTATGAG ATCAAATGTCTGAGTGATGATGGTAAACATGACTGCAGTGTCAGCACCAATGGGACCAGTAACAAGTACACTATAAATAACCTTCAAGAGGACATAACCTACTCGATCCAGATAGCAGCACGTACATCCAAAGGTGTTGGAGTGTGGAGTCAATCCTATGTCATTG GACCAGAACAACCAAGTTTGATGGAAGAACCGTGGTTTATTGGTGTACTAATAGGTGTAGTCGGTGGAACTTTATGGCTGGCATTGTGTATCTTTAGTATCTGGCTGTGTAAGAAAAGAAAGAGTAAAAAGAAGATGATGCAGAATGGATTATACACGG taCCCATGCAGAAAGGCAATGAACAGCAACCATGTACAACATTTTACAGAAACGGATATGGTGAGAAAGATACTC AACATATGTCACCAGAAATCACAAACTTATTAGATGGTCACAAGGAAGTAGAAATGCAGGACCAGAATATTTATAATGTGCCACAGATGAAAACATTCTACCACAAACAAGATCCAGTGGCACCCTATGCCACAACCACCCTGATTAATCCAGGGGCAGCACAACACATGGATCACATGTTTAGACCGATTAATCAGCACAGTGGATCAGGTGATAGCTGTTGTAAACATGATTGTAGTGGATCAAACACGGATTCCGGTGGACACCATCATAGCGATCACATGCAAAGTCCCACAAGTGACAGCGGTAGTCACACGACGGACGAGAATGGAATGTTAATAAAGAAAGGAAGGAAAGGACAAGGACAGATAATTGTACCTAAACAAGCCATGGTGAACTGGGCAGAGTTTTTACCTCCCCCACCCGAGCACCCACCACCAAGTGAAGTAGGATCTGATTCTCCGGCTAATTCTCTTCAGTATGCAGAGGTCAATCAGAGTCGTGCAATTGCAAATAGAAGTCCAATGTCACCTATGTCTAAGATATCATCCTGTTCTTGTCCGGCTCCACATAGTCAACATCCTGGCTGTGCCCAGGCGTGGAACGTTCCACCTCCGGCATATTCTGATTCTGGATGTGTTAGATGTTGTTCTCCTAAATATTGTGACAATGGTCAATATAGTGCTATAAACAGAGTGCAGTCTCCTCGTTCAGATACGTGGGGACAACGAACAATAGCTTGTACAAATCCCTCACAGAGGGCGCCAGTAGAAATGTATTGTCATAGTAGAACTTGTCATAGTGATcatgaacaaaataatgtaCCTCCCTTccatcattataaaataaacaataatgaaCAAGATGGCGGAGGGGAATATCAGTGTTTTAGTGATAGTGGACATTATTCACGGTGTCCAGTAGATGGACATTGTATGGACCGAGCGTGTCAGTCTTCATTACCTAGTGTTGCTAGTGAATGTCAGTCACG AGGACCATGTAGACTGAGTGACGGAGGGCATCACCACATGAATCTAGCTGTGGAGGGTTACCATAGAAATGGTGACTCACCAATGTCAGGTGGTCAAGACTATGTTG TGAAGCGTCATAGACGTCCTCGGCCTGCTAGACCAGTTAGTCCCTATAGTACAGATAGTAACTTTAGTGCAGTACCACACAGGCCATACCCAAAGTCACAACGAAAGAAACAGTTGATTGAGCAAG GGAAATGGCAAAGAAAAGATCAACCCAATGGTATACCTTCCCAAAATCTTCCTGCTAATG ttGAAGATCTTCCCTCCTATCATAAACCATCTTTTCCGTCATCATCACAACATTCGGCCCCCTTCCCAGAGGATAAAATCTGA